The Perca flavescens isolate YP-PL-M2 chromosome 23, PFLA_1.0, whole genome shotgun sequence genome has a window encoding:
- the LOC114550531 gene encoding histone-lysine N-methyltransferase set-1-like, translating into MQRRRRINPKDDARFYVTAESDKVGLDIKYINAVKGDFLLEYRGDLISKQECERRRSIYHDLLKVFMFEFHFNGKLWCVDAATENGSLGRLVNDDHMNPNAKMKYLTVQGKPHLCLFAVRDISPGEEITYNYGDSDWPWRCKALDDEMAPKICGP; encoded by the exons ATGCAGCGGCGTAGACGCATTAATCCAAAGGATGATGCAAGATTTTATGTTACTGCTGAAAGTGACAAAGTGGGACTTGACATCAAGTACATCAATGCTGTAAAAG GAGACTTTCTATTGGAATACAGAGGTGATCTAATAAGCAAGCAAGAATGTGAGAGGAGACGGAGCATTTACCATGACCTCCTCAAAGTGTTTATGTTCGAGTTCCATTTTAATGGAAAACTGTGGTG tgttgatGCAGCAACAGAGAATGGGTCACTTGGCAGACTTGTAAATGACGACCATATGAACCCTAATGCCAAGATGAAGTACCTCACTGTGCAAGGGAAGCCCcatctctgtttgtttgcagtTCGAGACATAAGTCCAGGAGAGGAGATCACCTATAATTATGGTGACTCAGACTGGCCGTGGAGATGCAAG gcccttgatgatgaaatggctccaaagatttgtg